Proteins from a single region of bacterium:
- the lexA gene encoding transcriptional repressor LexA — MTLTPKQQDLLTFVQTFLEDRGFAPSQREIAEHFGFRSLGTVQNYLKALEAKGYLAKAKHQSRALRLSEVTDIDQSAIAIPLLGRVAAGQPIEAIENRRTVEVPPALLRGGENFALEVRGDSMIEEGIREGDLVVVRRQQHAENGQIVIAMLDGEATVKKFFWKNGEVELRPANAALKPIYVNSGQGFQILGLVVGLIRKYL, encoded by the coding sequence ATGACGCTCACTCCCAAACAGCAGGATCTTCTCACTTTCGTGCAGACCTTCCTAGAGGACCGTGGCTTCGCGCCGAGCCAGCGGGAAATCGCCGAGCATTTCGGCTTTCGCTCGCTCGGCACGGTGCAAAACTACCTCAAGGCCCTTGAAGCCAAGGGCTATCTGGCCAAGGCCAAGCATCAGAGCCGGGCCTTGCGCTTGAGCGAGGTCACCGACATCGATCAGTCGGCGATCGCGATTCCCTTGCTCGGCCGGGTGGCGGCGGGCCAGCCGATCGAGGCTATCGAAAATCGGCGCACGGTCGAGGTTCCGCCGGCCCTGCTTCGGGGCGGCGAAAATTTCGCCCTCGAGGTCCGCGGCGACTCGATGATTGAAGAGGGAATTCGCGAGGGCGACTTGGTGGTGGTGCGGCGCCAGCAACACGCCGAGAACGGCCAAATCGTCATCGCGATGCTCGACGGCGAAGCCACCGTGAAAAAGTTCTTCTGGAAGAACGGCGAGGTCGAGCTGCGGCCGGCCAATGCGGCGCTGAAGCCGATCTACGTCAACAGCGGCCAAGGCTTCCAGATCCTGGGCTTGGTGGTGGGCTTGATTCGAAAATATCTGTAG